From Rhodococcus sp. B7740, one genomic window encodes:
- the pyrR gene encoding bifunctional pyr operon transcriptional regulator/uracil phosphoribosyltransferase PyrR, whose amino-acid sequence MPAPESSSANPAVRELLSSADVGRTISRMAHQIIEKTALDAADSPRVVLLGIPTRGTTLAERLAERIEAFSGVRPPLGSLDITLYRDDLRNKPHRPLERTSVPAGGVDDALVVLVDDVLFSGRTVRSALDALRDLGRPRAVQLAVLIDRGHRELPLRADYVGKNVPTARTEDVSVLLSEHDGRDGVSLSEGGSAR is encoded by the coding sequence TTGCCTGCGCCCGAAAGCTCGTCCGCGAACCCCGCCGTTCGCGAATTGCTGTCCTCGGCCGATGTGGGGCGCACCATCTCCCGCATGGCCCACCAGATCATCGAGAAGACGGCCCTCGACGCCGCCGACTCGCCGCGCGTGGTGCTCCTCGGCATTCCCACCCGCGGGACCACGTTGGCGGAACGTCTCGCCGAACGTATCGAGGCATTCTCCGGAGTACGCCCCCCGCTGGGTTCTCTCGACATCACCCTCTACCGCGACGATCTGCGAAACAAGCCGCACCGTCCGCTCGAGCGTACGTCGGTGCCCGCAGGCGGTGTCGACGACGCACTCGTGGTGCTTGTCGACGACGTGCTGTTCTCCGGCCGAACCGTGCGATCTGCGCTCGACGCCCTCCGTGACCTCGGCCGCCCCCGCGCCGTGCAGCTCGCAGTCCTGATCGACCGCGGCCACCGCGAGCTTCCGCTTCGGGCGGACTACGTCGGCAAGAACGTCCCCACAGCGCGCACCGAGGACGTGTCGGTGTTGCTCTCCGAACACGACGGCCGCGACGGGGTCAGCCTGTCCGAGGGAGGATCCGCTCGATGA
- the nusB gene encoding transcription antitermination factor NusB, whose protein sequence is MSSKKSTSSASQNGAPGAKKLGARHKARKRAVDFLFEAEARNVDPVNLTTERIELARGDDTIAPVSDYTSTLVEGVAENLDRLDGVIADHLKDWTLTRLPAVDRAILRVAVWELFHATDVPPVVAVDEAVELAKQLSTDDSPGFVNGVLGQIVLVAPQVRAAAAAVSSRTQTDASGEASVDAEQ, encoded by the coding sequence GTGTCATCGAAGAAGTCGACCTCCTCCGCCTCGCAGAACGGTGCCCCCGGTGCGAAGAAGCTGGGTGCGCGCCACAAGGCCCGCAAGCGCGCGGTGGACTTTCTGTTCGAGGCGGAGGCGCGCAACGTCGATCCGGTGAACCTCACCACCGAGCGAATCGAACTCGCACGCGGCGACGACACCATCGCTCCCGTCAGCGACTACACCTCGACCCTGGTCGAGGGCGTCGCCGAGAATCTCGATCGCCTCGACGGCGTGATCGCCGATCACCTCAAGGACTGGACGCTCACCCGTCTGCCTGCAGTGGACAGGGCCATCCTGCGCGTCGCGGTGTGGGAGTTGTTCCACGCCACCGATGTTCCACCGGTCGTGGCCGTCGACGAAGCCGTCGAGCTGGCCAAGCAGTTGTCCACCGACGATTCGCCCGGCTTCGTCAACGGCGTACTGGGTCAGATCGTCCTCGTCGCGCCGCAGGTACGCGCCGCGGCCGCGGCGGTCTCGAGCCGTACGCAGACCGACGCGTCCGGTGAGGCATCGGTCGACGCCGAGCAGTGA